One segment of Streptomyces bathyalis DNA contains the following:
- a CDS encoding ankyrin repeat domain-containing protein has translation MGEARGRPLHEAAETGSAEAVAELAARADDVDALDAEGRTALWAAVCWGRADVVEVLLAAGADPWREVLHGWSPGRLALATPLLSSLVQPPPGDALLTAEELATAAEAARLAAVFEGAIEEGAGVTFVGGRDAGEAVRRLGAEPCDAPDDEYDPGPSYVGVTPVDGGCALAQPLGFEVTDPHTLRRLSAGGAVAYGVHFNAKSGSQGGFSRDGQYEDDSLVGLPPSPGDAPERLLLRFLHGLPDSAGELGYACAMTGVRPRDAAAVTGPPHQWVQVRDWV, from the coding sequence ATGGGTGAAGCGCGTGGGCGCCCGCTGCACGAGGCGGCCGAGACGGGGTCGGCGGAGGCCGTCGCCGAGCTGGCCGCTCGCGCGGACGACGTCGACGCCCTGGACGCCGAGGGCCGCACCGCCCTGTGGGCCGCGGTGTGCTGGGGCCGTGCCGACGTCGTGGAAGTGCTGCTCGCCGCGGGCGCCGACCCGTGGCGCGAGGTGCTGCACGGCTGGTCGCCGGGGCGGCTCGCCCTTGCGACACCGCTGCTGTCCTCCCTCGTGCAACCACCGCCGGGCGACGCCCTGTTGACCGCTGAGGAGCTGGCCACGGCCGCCGAGGCCGCGCGGCTCGCCGCGGTGTTCGAGGGTGCGATCGAGGAGGGGGCGGGGGTGACGTTCGTCGGAGGCCGTGACGCAGGGGAGGCCGTCCGCCGGCTCGGGGCGGAGCCATGTGACGCCCCGGACGACGAGTACGACCCGGGCCCCTCGTACGTCGGCGTCACACCCGTTGACGGGGGATGCGCCCTGGCTCAGCCCCTCGGCTTCGAGGTCACGGACCCGCACACCCTGCGGCGCCTGTCTGCCGGCGGAGCCGTCGCGTACGGGGTCCACTTCAACGCCAAGAGCGGTTCGCAGGGCGGTTTCTCGCGGGACGGGCAGTACGAGGACGACTCGCTGGTCGGTCTGCCCCCGAGCCCCGGGGACGCCCCGGAGCGGCTGCTGCTCAGATTTCTCCACGGTCTGCCGGATTCAGCGGGCGAACTCGGGTACGCGTGCGCCATGACGGGTGTGAGGCCTCGGGACGCTGCCGCGGTGACGGGCCCGCCGCACCAGTGGGTTCAAGTCCGCGACTGGGTCTGA
- a CDS encoding CapA family protein, with translation MSTYIRQAALVTATTVLLGIVAGCGSPQSHRQGDSRKDDAVAKSEASGDASQRPFTLVATGDILSHDSVIRQARTDAADSGYDFRTMLAGAKSLASKADLAICHMETVYGRPNGPFTGYPAFKTPPDVAGAIKETGYESCSSASNHTMDDGMDGVRRTITAMDRAGLKHAGSAASARGRSRITMMNAGGAKVAQLAYTYGTNGLPVPKNKPWAVNLMERKRIIADARAARRAGADIVVTSMHWGTEWQQAPDSRQKKLAKQLTASRDASGRKDIDLIIGTHAHVPQPYEKVNGTWVVYGMGDQLAGKMNDPRGAMSSAARFTFVPPKAAKSSGKASSHAGTDPVRDAKADKDHKGRKGPKSGKNAASQGRAGEWRVKKAEYIPFFVQTSPRISVVDLSQENARDAGEGRAEAFRSIREAVLSRGADKQGLRMGH, from the coding sequence ATGAGCACGTACATACGTCAGGCCGCCCTGGTCACCGCCACGACCGTGCTGCTGGGGATCGTCGCCGGGTGCGGCAGTCCGCAGAGCCACCGGCAGGGGGACAGCCGCAAAGACGATGCCGTTGCGAAGAGTGAGGCGTCCGGGGACGCCTCACAGCGGCCGTTCACGCTGGTCGCCACCGGCGACATCCTTTCCCACGACTCCGTCATACGTCAGGCCCGCACGGACGCCGCCGACTCCGGCTACGACTTCCGCACGATGCTCGCCGGCGCCAAGTCCCTGGCGTCGAAGGCCGACTTGGCGATATGCCACATGGAAACCGTCTATGGCCGCCCGAACGGCCCCTTCACCGGATACCCGGCATTCAAGACGCCCCCCGACGTGGCGGGGGCGATCAAGGAAACCGGCTACGAGAGCTGCTCGTCCGCCTCGAACCACACCATGGACGACGGCATGGACGGAGTCCGCCGCACCATCACCGCCATGGACAGGGCGGGCCTGAAGCACGCCGGTTCGGCGGCCTCGGCCCGCGGACGAAGCCGCATCACGATGATGAATGCGGGCGGCGCGAAGGTCGCCCAGCTGGCATACACCTACGGAACCAACGGCCTGCCCGTACCGAAGAACAAGCCGTGGGCCGTGAACCTCATGGAGCGGAAGCGGATCATCGCCGACGCCCGGGCCGCCCGGCGGGCCGGGGCCGACATCGTCGTGACGAGCATGCACTGGGGCACCGAGTGGCAGCAGGCCCCCGACAGCCGGCAGAAGAAGCTGGCCAAGCAGCTCACGGCATCCCGCGACGCCAGCGGCCGCAAGGACATCGACCTCATCATCGGCACCCACGCCCACGTCCCGCAGCCGTACGAGAAGGTCAACGGCACCTGGGTCGTCTACGGGATGGGCGACCAGCTCGCGGGCAAGATGAACGACCCGCGCGGGGCGATGAGTTCGGCCGCGCGCTTCACGTTCGTGCCTCCCAAGGCGGCCAAGTCGTCGGGCAAGGCGTCGTCCCACGCGGGTACGGACCCGGTCCGGGACGCGAAGGCCGACAAGGACCACAAGGGCCGGAAGGGCCCCAAGTCCGGGAAGAACGCGGCGAGTCAGGGACGTGCGGGCGAATGGCGTGTGAAGAAGGCCGAGTACATCCCCTTCTTCGTCCAGACCTCGCCCCGCATCAGCGTCGTCGACCTGAGCCAGGAGAACGCCCGCGACGCGGGCGAGGGCCGGGCCGAGGCGTTCCGCTCGATACGTGAGGCGGTGCTCAGCAGGGGCGCCGACAAGCAGGGCCTGCGCATGGGCCACTGA
- a CDS encoding response regulator transcription factor: MIRTLIVDDQRLVRAGLRMLCTAADGIKVVGEAEDGRQAVSLTDRLAPHVVLMDLRMPGVDGITATRRILAAHPAVRVLVLTTFDDDEHLYPALEAGACGFLAKDTAPEDLLDGIRRAADGRSPFSPDVLRRLVRRAVEVERAPAEQAEEVALTGREREVLASVVEGRSNAEIAERLFIGVTTVKTHVASLMTKTGSRNRVQLAVAACRFGVDAEPDAPSGGTGQA; the protein is encoded by the coding sequence GTGATCCGCACGCTCATCGTCGACGACCAGCGGTTGGTGCGCGCCGGGCTGCGCATGCTCTGCACGGCAGCCGACGGCATCAAGGTGGTGGGTGAGGCGGAGGACGGACGCCAAGCGGTCTCGCTCACCGATCGGCTGGCGCCGCACGTCGTGCTGATGGACCTGCGGATGCCCGGCGTCGACGGGATCACCGCCACGCGCCGGATCCTGGCGGCACACCCCGCCGTCCGCGTCCTCGTGCTGACGACCTTCGACGACGACGAGCATCTCTACCCCGCGCTGGAGGCGGGAGCCTGCGGGTTCCTCGCCAAGGACACGGCACCCGAGGATCTGCTGGACGGTATCCGCCGGGCGGCCGACGGCCGAAGCCCCTTCAGCCCGGACGTCCTGCGCCGCCTCGTGCGGCGGGCAGTCGAGGTCGAACGGGCGCCGGCTGAGCAGGCGGAGGAGGTCGCTCTGACCGGGCGCGAGCGCGAAGTCCTCGCATCGGTCGTCGAGGGCCGCTCCAACGCGGAGATCGCCGAGAGACTCTTCATCGGCGTCACCACCGTGAAGACCCACGTCGCCAGCCTCATGACGAAGACGGGCAGCCGCAACCGCGTCCAACTCGCGGTCGCCGCCTGCCGTTTCGGCGTGGACGCCGAACCGGACGCACCGTCCGGCGGCACCGGTCAGGCGTGA
- a CDS encoding bifunctional metallophosphatase/5'-nucleotidase: MTVKPERRRRLSRLTACAAALAAAVGVLSAMPAGAESGGHAQGRTVDVQLLSFNDFHGNIEPPPGSSGEVSRQKPDGTTEKVAAGGAEYLATSLRKARKGNPYSVTAAAGDLVGASPLISGLFHDEPSIEAFNKMDLDVAGVGNHEFDEGRAELKRLQDGGCHPKDGCSEEGKVFKGSDFPYLAANVTDEKTERPILKPYTVWKKKGVKVGFIGVTLEGTPDIVSADGVKGLKFHDEIETVNKYAKKLNKMGVKSIVALIHEGGSPAKPEYNYDCDSPGPGDGISGPITNIAKGISPKVDALVTGHTHQAYACTIPDPSGEPRMVTSASSFGKLYTDTTLTYDRKTKDIVRTSVKSANHVVSRKQAKAKDMTSLIKRWGKIADPIADKPIGYISADINGRGAEAPESPLGDVIGDAQLEFMKPEDKGGAQLALMNPGGIRSDLVYKASEDEGDGVVTYGEGFTVQPFTNMMTAIDLTGEQLITALQQQVSGANEESPKILQVSEGFSYTLDMTKSGKDRIITDSVKLDGKALDPAKTYRVAMNEFLSGGNDGFPVFKEGKDKLVGKADLDALEAYFGAHSSKSDPLDPPKADRIKVVK; this comes from the coding sequence ATGACCGTGAAACCTGAACGGCGCAGACGCCTGAGCCGGCTGACCGCCTGCGCCGCGGCACTCGCAGCAGCCGTCGGCGTGCTCTCGGCGATGCCGGCCGGCGCGGAGAGCGGCGGCCACGCCCAAGGACGCACGGTCGACGTGCAGTTGCTCTCGTTCAACGACTTCCACGGCAACATCGAGCCGCCTCCCGGCTCCTCAGGTGAGGTCTCCCGCCAGAAGCCCGACGGCACCACCGAGAAGGTGGCCGCGGGCGGCGCCGAGTATCTGGCGACGTCCCTGCGCAAGGCCCGCAAGGGCAACCCCTACAGCGTCACCGCCGCGGCGGGCGACCTGGTGGGAGCGAGCCCGCTGATCTCCGGACTCTTCCACGACGAGCCCAGCATCGAGGCCTTCAACAAGATGGACCTGGATGTCGCCGGCGTCGGCAACCACGAGTTCGACGAAGGCCGCGCGGAGCTCAAGCGCCTCCAGGACGGCGGCTGCCACCCCAAGGACGGCTGCTCCGAGGAGGGCAAGGTCTTCAAGGGATCCGACTTCCCCTACCTCGCCGCGAACGTGACGGACGAGAAGACCGAGCGCCCGATCCTCAAGCCGTACACCGTGTGGAAGAAGAAGGGCGTGAAGGTCGGCTTCATCGGCGTCACACTCGAAGGCACGCCGGACATCGTCAGCGCCGACGGCGTCAAGGGCCTGAAGTTCCACGACGAGATCGAGACCGTCAACAAGTACGCCAAGAAGCTCAACAAGATGGGCGTGAAGTCCATCGTCGCGCTCATCCACGAGGGCGGATCGCCGGCGAAGCCGGAGTACAACTACGACTGCGACAGCCCCGGCCCGGGCGACGGCATCTCCGGCCCGATCACGAACATCGCCAAGGGCATCAGCCCGAAGGTCGACGCGCTGGTCACCGGTCACACCCACCAGGCGTACGCGTGCACCATCCCGGACCCCTCCGGCGAGCCGCGCATGGTCACCTCCGCGTCGTCCTTCGGCAAGCTCTACACCGACACCACCCTCACGTACGACCGCAAGACCAAGGACATCGTGCGTACGAGCGTGAAGAGCGCCAACCACGTGGTGAGCCGCAAGCAGGCCAAGGCCAAGGACATGACCTCGCTCATCAAGCGCTGGGGCAAGATCGCCGACCCCATCGCGGACAAGCCCATCGGCTACATCTCCGCCGACATCAACGGCCGCGGCGCCGAGGCGCCCGAGTCCCCGCTGGGTGACGTCATCGGCGACGCGCAGCTGGAGTTCATGAAGCCTGAGGACAAGGGCGGCGCGCAGCTCGCGCTGATGAACCCCGGCGGCATCCGCTCCGACCTCGTGTACAAGGCGTCGGAGGACGAGGGCGACGGCGTCGTGACGTACGGCGAAGGCTTCACCGTGCAGCCCTTCACCAACATGATGACGGCGATCGACCTCACCGGTGAGCAGCTGATCACCGCGCTGCAGCAGCAGGTCAGCGGGGCCAACGAGGAGTCGCCGAAGATCCTTCAGGTCTCCGAGGGCTTCAGCTACACGCTGGACATGACGAAGTCCGGCAAGGACCGCATCATCACGGACTCGGTGAAGCTGGACGGCAAGGCTCTCGACCCGGCCAAGACCTACCGCGTCGCGATGAACGAGTTCCTCTCGGGCGGCAACGACGGCTTCCCCGTCTTCAAGGAAGGCAAGGACAAGCTCGTCGGCAAGGCGGACCTGGACGCGCTGGAGGCGTACTTCGGTGCGCACTCCTCCAAGTCCGACCCGCTGGACCCGCCGAAGGCGGACCGCATCAAGGTCGTCAAGTAG
- a CDS encoding sensor histidine kinase, whose translation MRPIGESMRSLRTYVSGYGWVRLLPMAGAVGFVGLLHVPQVEPSLSDWLIAVASAAAVPAGGRRPVPVVLAQCALLVASVAASAKIGGGVAQILACVALGEVALRCPGPRMWWSALALGAAGAVSFFPAYPLAANALIVLLDTGLPLLLGSFLRSQRELASQAERRAEEAEQRRAWETKVARADERAAVAGELHDVVAHHVASVVLRVGVVRHVVPSVDPRLDEALEDVHTIGGQALTDLRRLVAVLRDPATAGEPVLLSSDGLSAELDRVVERTRQAGASVETAVDPETLGRLDTAHRHAVLRLVQEGLTNALRHARPGAHVRLVLRSDGGGGVRVEVNDDGGKDAGTGPPARLKEHPGHPGHGLLVMRERLELLGGQLDVGPEDGGWALRAVLPDASAPRGVEEVS comes from the coding sequence GTGCGGCCGATCGGAGAGTCCATGCGCTCCTTGCGTACCTACGTCTCGGGTTACGGGTGGGTGCGTCTGCTGCCCATGGCCGGAGCCGTCGGCTTCGTCGGGCTGCTGCATGTGCCGCAGGTCGAGCCGTCGCTCTCGGACTGGCTGATCGCCGTGGCCTCCGCCGCCGCGGTGCCGGCCGGGGGCCGCCGTCCGGTGCCGGTGGTGCTGGCCCAGTGCGCGCTGCTCGTCGCCTCCGTGGCGGCGTCCGCGAAGATCGGGGGCGGGGTCGCCCAGATCCTCGCGTGCGTGGCACTCGGCGAGGTCGCGCTGCGGTGCCCCGGCCCGAGAATGTGGTGGAGTGCCCTGGCGCTCGGCGCCGCGGGCGCGGTGAGCTTCTTCCCCGCGTACCCGCTGGCCGCCAACGCCCTCATCGTGCTGCTGGATACGGGACTGCCGCTGCTGCTGGGCTCGTTCCTGCGTTCCCAGCGCGAACTCGCCTCGCAGGCCGAGCGTCGCGCGGAGGAGGCCGAGCAGCGCAGGGCGTGGGAGACGAAGGTGGCCCGGGCGGACGAACGTGCCGCCGTGGCAGGGGAGTTGCACGACGTGGTCGCGCACCACGTGGCATCCGTCGTGCTGCGGGTGGGTGTTGTCCGCCATGTGGTGCCGTCCGTCGACCCACGGCTCGACGAGGCACTCGAGGACGTGCACACCATCGGTGGCCAGGCCCTGACCGATCTGCGGCGGCTCGTGGCGGTGCTGCGCGATCCCGCGACCGCCGGCGAGCCCGTGCTGCTCAGCTCCGACGGGCTGTCGGCCGAGCTCGACAGGGTCGTGGAACGCACACGGCAGGCCGGGGCGAGCGTCGAGACCGCCGTCGACCCGGAGACGCTGGGCCGGCTGGACACCGCCCACCGGCACGCCGTGCTGCGCCTGGTTCAGGAGGGCCTCACGAACGCGCTCAGACACGCCCGTCCGGGTGCGCACGTGAGGCTGGTGCTACGGAGCGACGGCGGTGGAGGTGTGCGGGTCGAGGTGAACGACGACGGCGGGAAGGACGCCGGCACCGGACCTCCGGCACGCCTCAAGGAACACCCCGGTCACCCCGGGCACGGCCTGCTGGTGATGCGCGAGCGCCTCGAACTGCTGGGCGGGCAGCTGGACGTCGGCCCGGAGGACGGCGGCTGGGCGCTGCGCGCGGTGCTTCCGGACGCCTCCGCGCCCCGCGGCGTCGAGGAGGTCTCGTGA
- a CDS encoding class I SAM-dependent methyltransferase yields MVQPDGTAGEGPERVAAVRRELAEHGPPRRPDGAPDFATVTLPQRDCDQVRDLLVDERAGTVVEIGLAYAGSALAIGEALLRAGSRTPRHVVIDPFQYTAYDGVGWELLRGAGLDDVAELVTDPSQRFLARLADVGFAADAAFVDGSHHFHNVFVDLHFLGEIVRPGGLVLLDDVWWPSVGAAAAYFETNLGWHPLPAALADGTTDPASGRARTRAYRLPAPRPTPDFKEFRPFC; encoded by the coding sequence ATGGTGCAACCGGACGGAACCGCAGGCGAAGGGCCGGAGCGAGTTGCTGCCGTACGCCGCGAGCTCGCCGAGCACGGACCACCGCGGAGGCCCGACGGCGCTCCGGACTTCGCCACCGTCACGCTGCCGCAGCGCGACTGCGATCAGGTGCGTGACCTCCTCGTGGACGAGCGAGCCGGCACGGTCGTCGAAATCGGACTCGCCTATGCCGGCTCGGCGCTGGCGATCGGCGAGGCGTTGCTGCGCGCCGGTTCACGGACCCCACGGCACGTGGTGATCGACCCGTTCCAGTACACGGCGTACGACGGTGTGGGGTGGGAGCTGCTGCGCGGCGCCGGCCTGGACGACGTCGCCGAGCTGGTGACCGATCCGTCGCAGCGGTTCCTCGCCAGGTTGGCCGATGTGGGCTTCGCCGCGGACGCGGCGTTCGTCGACGGCAGCCACCACTTCCACAACGTATTCGTCGACCTCCACTTCCTGGGCGAGATCGTCCGGCCCGGTGGCCTCGTGCTGCTCGACGATGTCTGGTGGCCCTCGGTCGGCGCTGCCGCGGCGTACTTCGAGACCAATCTGGGGTGGCATCCGTTGCCGGCCGCCTTGGCCGACGGCACGACCGACCCGGCCAGTGGCCGGGCCCGGACCCGGGCTTACCGGCTGCCCGCTCCGCGCCCGACGCCGGACTTCAAGGAGTTCCGGCCGTTCTGCTGA
- a CDS encoding ATP-binding protein — translation MTTTGRRAVSRHLLAGASFVVASLLGILEGLATNTLAWLGDSAWVAWPAVAVLLAAAFVIELRSSRGAPDAIAVPDELPRDVGDFTGREQELLKLRNLIRQGADTLLISAIDGTPGVGKSTLLVHLAHQIVGRYPDARLYANLRGADDQGPAEPHAVLEQFLHSLGEHRIPQHPDAAAARYRSLLAGKRALVLLDNASDDAQVRPLLPGSPTCTVVVTSRARLTGLEGARQLTLKVFSEAEATELLRRIVGPERADEDEASTAAVVAACGRLPLALRIAGARLASRPDWTMATLAGRLADERRRLEELTAGNLDVRASFMISYRELSDEERRLFRLAALARTADLPVGAAARAADLSEEEVKAPLDRLVELHLLEPAASSEGLQFHDLLRLFARERSEDEDTADVREGALGRVMEWYLSRVAVADRVGGSSISRDEPASPATSPSTTASRSADRGPSGASSWLEREQENVAALIDQAAGLPDPLRPYCWRLAFALVPYLELRGDLAAWSATARTAAVAADESGEVVPRALALAGLGRLDAALGDAEGAEERFEGAVRLLRGEGSAMGEGELPDERQRPLAQVLHGQAAARLRRGEHQAARSAAEQAHVIYQRLPSSTGIGPHEIACAATLGDIAAASGRFAQAEEYYDEALRKQREAPDAADRAAVLARLGEAHRSRGRYDAAGAAFDEAAALHRDRGDEAARADMLEQAGITHDAAGRHSDAVAAYTSSRDIHRSLGRHSQECRLSCNEALSLWHLGRRERAVEALRAGIRTARRLGAADVEADARLNLSEILLGQGDAQRAARSAQAAHDRYAELDDPAGRARALTSLARARGRQGDFSGALGALKSARTEAERAHDDRTKASVLMEMGLTHRDSGSGGSAGRKHLEEAARTATSLMIPEPALAGRALMHLGGAEARAGRIGEAVTHFRQACEEYRLSGDRELEAATQMYLGRVLREGRPRYGASGNAYGRAADVFQAMGDAQGEGRALAGAGAALALSGDAGAARENFSRALALLSGEDARAVQRLNDVLRSGRPLRTDELPW, via the coding sequence GTGACCACCACGGGCCGCCGCGCCGTCTCCCGGCACCTCCTCGCCGGGGCGTCGTTCGTCGTGGCGAGCCTGCTCGGGATCCTGGAAGGGCTGGCGACGAACACCCTCGCGTGGCTGGGCGACAGCGCGTGGGTCGCCTGGCCGGCCGTGGCGGTACTGCTGGCGGCGGCCTTCGTCATCGAGCTGCGCAGCTCTCGGGGCGCACCGGACGCGATCGCCGTACCCGACGAACTGCCGCGTGACGTCGGCGACTTCACGGGCCGCGAGCAGGAGCTCCTGAAGCTGAGGAACCTCATCAGGCAGGGTGCGGACACGCTGCTCATCTCGGCCATCGACGGCACGCCGGGCGTCGGCAAGTCCACGCTGCTCGTCCATCTGGCCCACCAGATCGTCGGCCGGTACCCGGATGCCCGCCTGTACGCGAACCTGCGCGGCGCCGACGACCAGGGTCCCGCCGAGCCGCACGCCGTGCTGGAGCAGTTCCTGCACAGCCTCGGTGAGCACCGGATCCCGCAGCATCCCGATGCCGCCGCCGCCCGGTACAGGAGCCTGCTCGCCGGCAAGCGGGCGCTCGTGCTCCTCGACAACGCGTCCGACGACGCGCAGGTCAGGCCCCTGCTGCCGGGGAGCCCGACCTGCACGGTCGTGGTCACGAGCAGGGCGCGGCTCACGGGCCTGGAGGGTGCCAGGCAGCTGACGCTGAAGGTGTTCAGCGAGGCGGAGGCGACGGAGCTGCTGCGGCGGATCGTCGGCCCCGAACGCGCGGACGAGGACGAGGCGAGCACGGCTGCCGTGGTGGCGGCCTGCGGCCGGCTGCCGCTCGCGCTGCGGATCGCGGGCGCTCGCCTGGCCAGCCGTCCCGACTGGACGATGGCGACGCTGGCCGGCCGCCTGGCCGACGAGCGCCGGCGGCTGGAGGAGCTGACCGCAGGGAACCTCGACGTACGCGCCAGCTTCATGATCAGCTACCGCGAACTCAGCGACGAGGAGCGGAGGTTGTTCCGGCTGGCGGCGCTCGCCCGGACCGCCGACCTGCCCGTCGGCGCCGCAGCTCGTGCCGCGGACCTGTCCGAGGAGGAGGTGAAGGCGCCGCTCGACCGGCTCGTCGAGCTGCATCTGCTCGAACCGGCCGCTTCGAGCGAGGGGCTCCAATTCCACGATCTGCTGCGGTTGTTCGCGCGCGAGAGGTCGGAGGACGAGGACACGGCGGACGTCCGGGAGGGCGCGCTCGGGCGCGTCATGGAGTGGTATCTGAGCCGGGTGGCCGTGGCCGATCGCGTCGGCGGGTCGTCCATCTCCCGGGACGAGCCGGCATCTCCGGCGACCTCCCCCTCCACGACTGCCTCCAGGTCCGCGGATCGGGGCCCCTCCGGTGCCTCGTCGTGGCTGGAGCGCGAGCAGGAGAACGTCGCCGCGCTGATCGACCAGGCCGCCGGACTGCCGGATCCGCTCAGGCCGTACTGCTGGCGGCTGGCGTTCGCGCTCGTGCCGTACCTCGAACTCCGCGGCGACCTGGCCGCATGGAGCGCCACCGCCCGCACCGCCGCGGTGGCCGCCGACGAGTCGGGCGAGGTCGTCCCACGGGCGCTCGCGCTGGCGGGGCTCGGCCGTCTGGACGCCGCGCTGGGGGACGCGGAGGGCGCGGAGGAGCGGTTCGAGGGCGCTGTACGGCTGCTGCGCGGTGAGGGAAGCGCCATGGGGGAGGGGGAGTTGCCGGACGAACGGCAGCGGCCGCTGGCGCAGGTGCTGCACGGCCAGGCCGCCGCGCGGTTGCGGCGGGGCGAGCACCAGGCTGCCCGGTCCGCCGCCGAGCAGGCCCATGTGATCTACCAGCGCCTCCCCTCGTCCACCGGCATCGGCCCGCACGAGATCGCGTGCGCCGCCACGCTCGGCGACATCGCCGCCGCGAGCGGGCGGTTCGCGCAGGCCGAGGAGTACTACGACGAGGCGCTGCGCAAGCAGCGCGAGGCCCCGGATGCGGCGGACAGAGCAGCCGTGCTCGCGCGCCTGGGAGAGGCGCACCGCAGCCGCGGCCGGTACGACGCGGCCGGCGCCGCCTTCGATGAGGCAGCCGCGCTCCACCGGGACCGCGGCGACGAGGCGGCCCGCGCGGACATGCTGGAGCAAGCCGGGATCACCCACGACGCCGCCGGACGTCACAGCGACGCGGTCGCCGCCTACACCAGCAGCCGTGACATCCACCGCTCCCTCGGACGGCACTCCCAGGAGTGCAGGCTGAGTTGCAACGAGGCGCTGAGCCTGTGGCATCTCGGCCGCAGGGAGCGGGCCGTCGAAGCCCTCAGGGCCGGCATCCGCACCGCTCGCAGGCTCGGCGCCGCCGACGTCGAGGCGGACGCGCGGCTGAATCTGAGCGAGATCCTGCTCGGCCAGGGCGACGCACAGCGCGCGGCCAGGTCCGCGCAGGCGGCGCACGACCGGTACGCGGAGCTCGACGATCCGGCGGGCAGGGCACGGGCGTTGACGTCGCTGGCACGGGCCCGCGGCCGCCAGGGTGACTTCTCCGGTGCCCTCGGCGCCCTCAAGTCCGCACGCACGGAGGCGGAAAGGGCGCACGACGACCGCACGAAGGCGAGCGTCCTGATGGAGATGGGGCTGACGCACCGGGACAGTGGCAGCGGCGGCTCGGCCGGCAGGAAGCACCTCGAGGAGGCCGCACGCACCGCCACCTCGCTCATGATCCCCGAACCCGCCCTGGCGGGGCGTGCGTTGATGCACCTGGGCGGCGCCGAGGCACGTGCCGGGCGCATCGGGGAGGCCGTGACGCACTTCCGTCAGGCGTGCGAGGAGTACCGACTGAGCGGGGACCGGGAGCTGGAGGCGGCCACGCAGATGTATCTGGGGCGTGTCCTGCGCGAGGGCCGGCCGCGATACGGCGCGAGCGGGAACGCGTACGGCCGGGCCGCGGACGTCTTCCAGGCGATGGGCGACGCGCAGGGTGAGGGACGCGCCCTCGCGGGTGCGGGCGCGGCGCTCGCGCTGTCCGGCGACGCAGGGGCGGCGCGGGAGAACTTCTCCCGTGCCCTTGCGCTGCTGAGCGGGGAGGACGCTCGGGCAGTGCAGCGGCTGAACGACGTACTCCGGTCCGGACGGCCCCTGCGCACGGATGAACTGCCTTGGTAG
- a CDS encoding SAM-dependent methyltransferase, which yields MVRATAPSGAGVVASFQEGAQLSSEGPGHRTSEDVRDRIDTSITHTARVWNYWLGGKDHYEVDRATGDQIRKLHPGIGEYARADRRFLGHAVSYLAGELGIRQFLDIGTGLPTADNTHEVAQRIAPESRVVYVDNDPIVLVHAQALLTSTPDGRTDYLDCDLRDVDTILEQAAKTLDFSRPVALILLGVVIFIEDDEESYGIVRRLLDALPAGSHLVLSHTITSPTMPDVDSAVAFWNANGTPKLTQRTPSQVERYFDGLELLEPGVVACSRWLPRSRLDAEDVAMYGGVGRKP from the coding sequence ATGGTACGAGCAACTGCCCCCAGCGGGGCGGGAGTCGTGGCGTCCTTCCAAGAGGGGGCACAGTTGAGCAGCGAGGGGCCGGGGCACCGCACGTCCGAGGACGTGCGGGACAGGATCGACACGAGCATCACGCACACCGCCCGGGTGTGGAACTACTGGCTGGGCGGCAAGGACCACTACGAGGTCGACCGGGCGACCGGCGACCAGATTCGCAAGCTCCACCCGGGAATCGGCGAATACGCCCGGGCCGACCGGCGCTTCCTCGGACACGCCGTGTCGTATCTGGCGGGGGAGCTGGGCATCAGGCAGTTCCTGGACATCGGCACGGGCCTGCCGACCGCCGACAACACCCACGAGGTGGCTCAGCGCATCGCGCCCGAGAGCCGCGTCGTCTACGTGGACAACGACCCGATCGTGCTCGTGCACGCACAGGCGCTGCTCACCAGCACCCCTGACGGGAGGACGGACTACCTCGACTGCGATCTGCGGGACGTCGACACCATCCTCGAACAGGCCGCGAAGACACTGGACTTCAGCCGTCCCGTGGCACTGATCCTGCTCGGCGTGGTCATCTTCATCGAGGACGACGAGGAGTCGTACGGGATCGTGCGACGGCTGCTGGACGCGTTGCCGGCGGGCAGCCATCTCGTCCTGTCGCACACCATCACCTCACCGACGATGCCGGACGTGGACTCGGCGGTCGCGTTCTGGAACGCCAACGGGACTCCGAAGCTCACGCAGCGCACACCCTCCCAGGTGGAGCGCTACTTCGACGGGCTGGAGCTGCTGGAGCCCGGCGTCGTCGCCTGTTCCCGCTGGCTTCCGAGGTCCAGGCTCGACGCGGAGGACGTGGCGATGTACGGGGGCGTAGGCCGGAAACCGTAG